The following proteins are encoded in a genomic region of Oscillatoria salina IIICB1:
- a CDS encoding DUF2605 domain-containing protein codes for MTLSQPSENKLLKAVLEPLLDDFQYWFERSRTLLENEDIIFLSDEEQDELLKRLKNAQQEVRTAKMLFHATGGQAGIDTATLVPWHNLVTECWRVSMRWRSLKNPQTNQAIKSKPTL; via the coding sequence ATGACACTTTCGCAACCGTCAGAGAACAAACTGCTCAAGGCAGTGCTGGAGCCGTTATTAGACGATTTCCAATATTGGTTTGAGCGATCGCGTACTTTATTAGAAAATGAGGATATCATCTTTCTCAGCGACGAGGAACAAGACGAATTGCTGAAACGACTAAAAAACGCCCAGCAAGAAGTCCGTACCGCTAAAATGTTGTTTCATGCTACTGGCGGTCAAGCTGGGATCGACACTGCTACTTTAGTTCCGTGGCATAATTTGGTGACAGAATGTTGGCGAGTTTCAATGCGCTGGCGTTCTCTGAAAAATCCGCAAACCAACCAAGCTATCAAATCAAAGCCTACACTTTGA